From the Cucurbita pepo subsp. pepo cultivar mu-cu-16 chromosome LG05, ASM280686v2, whole genome shotgun sequence genome, one window contains:
- the LOC111794946 gene encoding uncharacterized protein LOC111794946: MAASVDSPSSSHPNQGSTSFVGSSPLFSPASDKRFWSSLRGRIDSLLEERNVKSSNLDPIMPHQFNTNKSERAKKLKEDSLLLLRGFDSVGYTLSQLSNNLDSALQGARDLVKAPTLTEIFQSNLKNSEVEGGDSKRKANEWEVPKQATKRKFDDSHCSEESDVDLEKDEQQNPKDKLQKAKTLAVTMATKSASLARELKSLKSNLCFMQERCGILEEENRRLRDGFSRGVRPEEDDLVRLQMEALLAEKSRLANENANLTRENQCLHQLVEYHQLTSQDLSVSYEEVIQGMCLDFSSPPPAIAEEDEEDXSFHSNVLSYKHQFSTFSSSFFTPLLLYPMELKESTAFPSLVYLEDQIRINTASP; this comes from the exons ATGGCAGCCTCAGTGGATTCTCCGTCATCTTCACATCCCAAccag GGATCGACCAGCTTCGTGGGTTCTTCCCCATTGTTCAGTCCGGCTTCCGATAAGCGTTTCTGGAGCTCCCTTCGAGGTAGAATAGACTCCCTTCTTGAGGAACGGAATGTAAAGTCTTCAAATCTGGATCCTATCATGCCCCACCAATTT AACACCAACAAATCGGAAAGGGcaaagaaattgaaggaagaTTCTTTGCTTTTGCTGAGGGGTTTCGACTCGGTTGGCTATACCCTATCTCAGCTGTCCAACAATTTGGATAGTGCCTTACAG GGCGCTAGGGATCTCGTCAAAGCGCCAACCTTGACGGAGATCTTCCAGAGCAACCTCAAGAACTCGGAGGTTGAGGGAGGTGATTCCAAAAGGAAAGCCAATGAGTGGGAGGTGCCCAAGCAAGcaacaaagagaaaatttGATGACAGTCATTGCTCAGAAGAATCAGATGTCGATTTAGAAAAAGATGAGCAGCAAAACCCAAAAGACAAGCTTCAAAAGGCCAAAACT CTTGCAGTTACAATGGCAACAAAATCAGCCTCTCTTGCAAGAGAATTGAAATCATTGAAATCCAATCTATGTTTTATGCAAGAGCGATGTGGTATACTTGAGGAAGAGAATAGAAGACTTCGGGATGGGTTTTCCAGAGGGGTCAGACCAGAAGAAGATGATCTG GTTAGGCTTCAAATGGAGGCACTACTTGCTGAGAAATCCAGATTAGCAAACGAAAATGCAAACTTAACAAGAGAAAACCAATGCCTTCACCAGCTTGTGGAGTATCACCAACTCACATCCCAAGACCTCTCTGTATCTTACGAGGAAGTCATCCAAGGCATGTGCTTGGACTTCTCCTCACCACCACCAGCCATtgctgaagaagatgaagaagatgNTTCGTTTCATAGCAACGTATTATCATACAAGCACCAGTTCTCcactttctcttcttccttcttcactCCTCTTCTTTTATACCCCATGGAGCTAAAAGAATCAACGGCTTTCCCATCTCTTGTTTACCTAGAGGACCAGATCCGCATCAACACCGCTAGCCCCTAG
- the LOC111795312 gene encoding ribosome-recycling factor, chloroplastic isoform X2, giving the protein MATPFSSTTSLRSVFQPKQIPPPKALLSIRGLNCVKCGSTTTHLSSWKSASNYIRIRRHALMLPTQPFQSGNLSKYRRGVIRAATIEEIEAEKALIEKDVRARMEKTIDTVRSSFNSIRTGRANPAMLDKIEVEYYGSPVGLKSIAQISTPDASSLLIQPYDKSSLKSIEKAIVNSNLGMTPNNDGEVIRLTLPQLTSERRKELSKVVAKQAEEGKVAVRNIRRDALKAYDKLEKEKKLSEDNVKDLSSDLQKLTDDYMKKIDVIYKQKEKELLKV; this is encoded by the exons ATGGCGACGCCTTTCTCCTCCACCACTTCTCTCCGTTCTGTCTTCCAACCCAAACAAATCCCCCCTCCCAAAGCCCTCCTCTCCATCCGAG GCTTAAATTGCGTCAAATGCGGCTCCACTACCACGCATCTTTCTTCATGGAAATCAGCTTCAAACTACATCCGGATCAGGCGACATGCCCTAATGCTTCCTACCCAGCCCTTTCAATCAGGGAATCTGTCGAAATACAG aagagGAGTCATAAGGGCGGCAACTATCGAAGAAATTGAAGCGGAGAAAGCATTGATTGAGAAAGATGTA AGAGCAAGGATGGAAAAGACTATCGATACTGTTCGGTCTAGTTTCAACTCAATAAGGACAGGGAGAGCAAACCCTGCCATGCTCGATAAGATTGAG GTGGAGTATTACGGCAGTCCAGTTGGCCTGAAGAGCATTGCCCAAATTAGTACACCTGATGCAAGCTCTCTCTTGATCCAGCCATATGATAAATCCAG CTTAAAGTCAATAGAGAAGGCCATAGTAAACTCTAACTTGGGAATGACTCCAAACAATGATGGAGAAGTCATACGGTTGACTCTCCCTCAACTCACATCCGAAAGGAGAAAG GAATTGTCAAAGGTTGTTGCTAAGCAGGCAGAGGAAGGGAAG GTGGCGGTGAGGAATATAAGAAGAGATGCCTTGAAAGCCTATGACAAACTGGAAAAG GAGAAAAAACTTTCGGAAGATAATGTTAAGGACTTGTCAAGCGATTTGCAG AAACTGACAGATGACTATATGAAGAAGATTGATGTCATATACAAGCAGAAAGAGAAG GAGTTGTTGAAGGTGTGA
- the LOC111795312 gene encoding ribosome-recycling factor, chloroplastic isoform X1, translated as MATPFSSTTSLRSVFQPKQIPPPKALLSIRDYNAGLNCVKCGSTTTHLSSWKSASNYIRIRRHALMLPTQPFQSGNLSKYRRGVIRAATIEEIEAEKALIEKDVRARMEKTIDTVRSSFNSIRTGRANPAMLDKIEVEYYGSPVGLKSIAQISTPDASSLLIQPYDKSSLKSIEKAIVNSNLGMTPNNDGEVIRLTLPQLTSERRKELSKVVAKQAEEGKVAVRNIRRDALKAYDKLEKEKKLSEDNVKDLSSDLQKLTDDYMKKIDVIYKQKEKELLKV; from the exons ATGGCGACGCCTTTCTCCTCCACCACTTCTCTCCGTTCTGTCTTCCAACCCAAACAAATCCCCCCTCCCAAAGCCCTCCTCTCCATCCGAG ATTATAATGCAGGCTTAAATTGCGTCAAATGCGGCTCCACTACCACGCATCTTTCTTCATGGAAATCAGCTTCAAACTACATCCGGATCAGGCGACATGCCCTAATGCTTCCTACCCAGCCCTTTCAATCAGGGAATCTGTCGAAATACAG aagagGAGTCATAAGGGCGGCAACTATCGAAGAAATTGAAGCGGAGAAAGCATTGATTGAGAAAGATGTA AGAGCAAGGATGGAAAAGACTATCGATACTGTTCGGTCTAGTTTCAACTCAATAAGGACAGGGAGAGCAAACCCTGCCATGCTCGATAAGATTGAG GTGGAGTATTACGGCAGTCCAGTTGGCCTGAAGAGCATTGCCCAAATTAGTACACCTGATGCAAGCTCTCTCTTGATCCAGCCATATGATAAATCCAG CTTAAAGTCAATAGAGAAGGCCATAGTAAACTCTAACTTGGGAATGACTCCAAACAATGATGGAGAAGTCATACGGTTGACTCTCCCTCAACTCACATCCGAAAGGAGAAAG GAATTGTCAAAGGTTGTTGCTAAGCAGGCAGAGGAAGGGAAG GTGGCGGTGAGGAATATAAGAAGAGATGCCTTGAAAGCCTATGACAAACTGGAAAAG GAGAAAAAACTTTCGGAAGATAATGTTAAGGACTTGTCAAGCGATTTGCAG AAACTGACAGATGACTATATGAAGAAGATTGATGTCATATACAAGCAGAAAGAGAAG GAGTTGTTGAAGGTGTGA
- the LOC111795944 gene encoding ent-copalyl diphosphate synthase, chloroplastic-like: protein MPTSFANFFSAAAPKQNKTKHTTMSSSSSLSLSRHCLSSSFSFRLPNLFPPPAPGGCSLRVKDKGPVLESSIRCIIKCNAISKPPTQDYSDVLQSGVPLLKWQQFVEEGIESETAAQVSVWEEIEERVKWIKSMLSSMDDGDISISAYDTAWVALIPKVTEEGVKSPQFPSSLEWIAKNQLPDGSWGDAQIFSPHDRIINTLASLVALKSWNLHPQNTRKGIAFFNQNIWKLEEENAEHMPIGFEIAFPSLLEFAKKLKLGIRSDSPALQQINARRALKLARIPKDIMHKLPTTLLHSLEGMSGLDWEKLLKLQSQDGSFLSSPASTAFALMHTNHPNCFKYLEALVHRFNGGVPNVYPVDLFEHIWAVDRLQRLGISRFFHPHIVECVNYVRRHWSEKGICWARNSEFRDIDDTAMGFRLLRLYGHDVSAEVFKHFEKDGEFVCIAGQSTQAVTGMLNLYRASDQVMFPGEKILEDAKQFASKFLRQKQAANQLLDKWIITKDLPGEVGYALDVPWFASLPRVETRLYIQHYGGKNDVWIGKTLYRMFKVNNDTYLELAKLDYNNCQRLHQIEWVDIQKWYTENKLRDYGMRRSSLLFSYFGAVCSIFEPERAKERLAWTKTAALVHTIASHYKDANAHQRRAFLQQFTNFHAAQPYDNNAWRSGSMQQKGGEGLVGILLRTLTNISLDILVSHGVDITHHLHQAWQKWVFKWQEDGDVHKEEAELLVQTIILNSGCSTLEDLLSNSQFQKLSNLTNKVCHQLAHFKKHKLYNGGLYKEKTDNKMPPEIEEDIRKLAQLVIQKSSDGNDIDSPIKQTFLTVAKSVYYAAYFDAWTINYHIAKVLFERVF, encoded by the exons ATGCCTACCTCTTTCGCTAACTTCTTCTCAGCGGCAGcgccaaaacaaaacaaaacaaaacacacCACCAtgtcctcctcctcctctctctctctttctcgcCATTGcctgtcttcttctttttccttccgTCTCCCAAACCTCTTCCCACCACCTGCACCTG GTGGCTGTTCGCTGAGGGTTAAAGACAAAGGCCCTGTGCTGGAATCAAGCATCCGATGCATTATCAAATGCAACGCCATTTCCAAGCCTCCCACTCAAG ACTACAGCGATGTGCTTCAAAGTGGAGTGCCACTTCTAAAGTGGCAGCAGTTTGTGGAGGAGGGCATAGAATCAGAAACTGCTGCCCAG GTGTCGGTTTGGGAAGAGATAGAGGAGCGAGTGAAGTGGATAAAGTCAATGCTGAGTTCAATGGACGACGGTGACATAAGCATCTCAGCTTATGACACGGCTTGggtggctctaataccaaaagTTACGGAGGAGGGAGTGAAGAGTCCGCAGTTCCCTTCTTCCCTTGAGTGGATAGCCAAGAATCAACTCCCGGATGGGTCGTGGGGCGACGCCCAGATATTCTCACCCCACGATCGCATCATTAACACATTGGCTTCTCTGGTCGCCTTGAAGTCTTGGAATCTTCATCCCCAAAACACACGGAAAG GAATAGCCTTCTTCAACCAAAACATCTGGAAGCTGGAAGAGGAGAATGCGGAGCACATGCCAATCGGGTTCGAGATTGCTTTCCCTTCCCTACTCGAATTTGCCAAGAAACTAAAGCTGGGAATCCGGAGCGACTCCCCGGCGTTGCAACAGATTAATGCCCGCAGGGCCCTAAAGCTTGCGAG GATACCAAAGGACATAATGCACAAACTGCCAACCACGCTATTGCACAGCTTGGAAGGCATGAGTGGTTTGGATTGGGAAAAGCTTCTAAAATTGCAATCTCAAGACGGCTCCTTCTTGAGCTCCCCAGCCTCCACTGCCTTCGCTCTCATGCACACCAACCACCCAAATTGCTTCAAATATTTGGAAGCATTGGTGCACCGCTTTAATGGTGGAG TACCCAACGTGTACCCTGTGGACCTGTTCGAACACATTTGGGCTGTGGACAGATTGCAACGACTTGGAATTTCTCGATTCTTTCACCCACACATTGTTGAGTGTGTGAATTATGTGCGCAG ACACTGGAGTGAAAAAGGAATATGCTGGGCCAGAAATTCGGAGTTTCGCGACATTGATGACACGGCCATGGGATTCAGACTGCTCAGACTGTACGGCCACGATGTTTCGGCGG AGGTGTTTAAGCATTTCGAGAAAGATGGGGAGTTCGTGTGCATAGCGGGCCAGTCAACGCAGGCGGTCACCGGAATGTTAAACTTGTACCGAGCTTCGGATCAGGTAATGTTTCCGGGGGAGAAAATTCTAGAGGACGCCAAACAATTTGCCTCCAAGTTCCTCAGGCAGAAACAGGCCGCCAATCAGCTCTTAGACAAGTGGATCATCACCAAGGACTTGCCTGGAGAG GTTGGTTACGCTCTGGACGTTCCATGGTTTGCAAGCTTGCCTCGGGTTGAGACCCGTCTCTACATACAGCACTATGGTGGCAAAAATGACGTCTGGATTGGAAAAACTCTCTACag GATGTTCAAGGTCAACAACGATACATACTTGGAGCTTGCAAAATTGGACTACAACAACTGCCAACGACTGCATCAGATTGAGTGGGTTGATATTCAAAA ATGGTACACAGAAAACAAGCTGCGAGATTATGGAATGAGGAGAAGCAGCCTTTTGTTCTCATATTTTGGTGCAGTGTGTAGCATTTTCGAACCAGAAAGGGCCAAGGAGAGGCTTGCATGGACCAAAACTGCTGCTTTGGTCCACACCATTGCATCCCATTACAAGGATGCCAATGCCCACCAACGACGAGCCTTTCTCCAACAATTTACCAACTTTCATGCTGCTCAGCCATACGATAATAATGCATG GAGATCAGGCAGTATGCAGCAGAAGGGAGGAGAAGGACTAGTTGGGATTTTGCTGCGAACTCTAACAAATATCTCGTTGGATATACTGGTGTCGCACGGCGTCGACATCACCCACCATTTGCACCAAGCT TGGCAAAAATGGGTGTTTAAGTGGCAAGAGGATGGAGATGTGCACAAGGAAGAGGCAGAGTTATTGGTGCAGACAATAATTCTCAACTCAGGCTGTTCAACTTTGGAGGATCTGTTGTCCAATTCTCAATTTCAGAAGCTTTCCAACCTCACAAACAAAGTGTGCCATCAACTTGCTCACTTTAAAAAGCATAAG CTATATAACGGTGGCCTCTATAAGGAGAAAACAGACAACAAAATGCCCCCAGAGATAGAAGAAGACATAAGGAAACTTGCGCAGCTGGTGATCCAAAAATCTTCAGATGGCAATGACATTGACTCACCAATTAAGCAAACATTTCTAACAGTAGCAAAAAGTGTGTACTATGCAGCTTATTTCGATGCTTGGACTATCAACTACCACATAGCCAAGGTCCTATTTGAAAGAGTGTTCTAA